The following are from one region of the Halorussus rarus genome:
- a CDS encoding translation initiation factor IF-2 subunit alpha, translated as MKYSGWPETGELVVGKIDEIEDFGVFVDLSEYEGKRGLIHVSEVASGWIKNIRDHVNEGQTVVCKVLDVDEGAQQIDLSLKDVNDHQHSEKIQEWKNEQKADNWMELAFGEDVDDEKYSHVANEMLAEFGGLYGGFEQAAIHGPEALESTGLTDEEVEAIVDTARENVSVPYVTVTGYVDLESAASGGVDDIKEALQAAEGNGDIPDEVELEVTYVGAPEYRIRVRAPNYKTAESQLEESAARARSAIESVGGAGAFHRERQTEEEQ; from the coding sequence ATGAAGTACAGCGGCTGGCCCGAGACCGGCGAACTGGTCGTCGGCAAGATCGACGAGATCGAGGACTTCGGCGTCTTCGTGGACCTCTCGGAGTACGAGGGCAAGCGCGGTCTCATCCACGTCAGCGAGGTCGCCAGCGGGTGGATCAAGAACATCCGCGACCACGTCAACGAGGGCCAGACGGTCGTCTGCAAGGTGCTCGACGTCGACGAGGGCGCCCAGCAGATCGACCTCTCGCTGAAGGACGTCAACGACCACCAGCACTCCGAGAAGATCCAGGAGTGGAAGAACGAGCAGAAGGCCGACAACTGGATGGAGCTGGCCTTCGGCGAGGACGTCGACGACGAGAAGTACTCGCACGTCGCCAACGAGATGCTCGCGGAGTTCGGCGGCCTCTACGGCGGGTTCGAGCAGGCGGCCATCCACGGCCCCGAGGCGCTCGAGTCGACCGGCCTCACCGACGAGGAGGTCGAGGCCATCGTCGACACCGCCCGCGAGAACGTCTCGGTGCCCTACGTCACGGTCACGGGGTACGTCGACCTCGAGAGCGCCGCGAGCGGCGGCGTCGACGACATCAAGGAGGCGCTCCAGGCCGCGGAGGGCAACGGCGACATCCCCGACGAGGTCGAACTCGAGGTGACCTACGTGGGCGCGCCCGAGTACCGCATCCGGGTCCGGGCGCCCAACTACAAGACCGCCGAGTCCCAACTCGAGGAGAGCGCGGCCCGCGCCCGGTCGGCCATCGAGTCGGTCGGCGGCGCGGGGGCGTTCCACCGCGAGCGCCAGACCGAGGAAGAGCAGTAG
- a CDS encoding MFS transporter has protein sequence MSESSGGSLRLFGNREFVALASTAFARSQAYSTILIALGVYADMFHTSGTVEGLFGTAFAAIQLVIVLPLGRYIDLKDSKKFLLVGLALNVVVFVGFAFVSAVEHVILLRVVQGLGASILWLTGTTVVGEISPDESRGLWIGSYNQVGAFSSLFGDLVGGLLLFVYGFGLTYAVLSLFTIGAFASVYLFLRDNPGGRSDPEEATGYETLRDLMERRAIRALVFFRGAFSVGKMAVIIFLPIYAQTGFGINEFLTGGIMAGGKLTKSLTQGKVGDLTDRFGGKHRFILAGALAYALGTALIPLAEYAEGYVAATTVAAFGSEIVLPGAFFVLFAAYAVLGVADSLRLPASMALFVEEGEHFDAVGSSLSLRSIAWKVGQVGGPVMVGAIWDATSVFVAFWTAAGFIVVSTAVFAWLFATEPAPEHVASPADD, from the coding sequence GTGTCCGAGTCGAGCGGCGGGTCGCTCCGCCTCTTCGGGAACCGCGAGTTCGTCGCGCTGGCGAGCACCGCGTTCGCCCGGAGTCAGGCCTACTCGACCATCCTCATCGCGCTGGGGGTGTACGCCGACATGTTCCACACCTCCGGGACCGTCGAGGGGCTGTTCGGCACCGCGTTCGCGGCGATCCAGCTGGTCATCGTCCTGCCGCTCGGCCGGTACATCGACCTGAAGGACTCCAAGAAGTTCCTGCTGGTCGGACTCGCGCTCAACGTCGTCGTGTTCGTCGGTTTCGCGTTCGTCTCGGCGGTCGAGCACGTCATCCTGCTCCGGGTGGTCCAGGGGCTCGGCGCGAGCATCCTCTGGCTGACCGGCACCACCGTCGTCGGCGAGATCAGCCCCGACGAGTCGCGGGGGCTGTGGATCGGCTCGTACAACCAGGTCGGGGCGTTCTCCAGCCTGTTCGGCGACCTCGTCGGCGGTCTCCTGCTGTTCGTCTACGGGTTCGGGCTCACCTACGCGGTGCTCAGCCTCTTCACCATCGGGGCGTTCGCCTCGGTGTACCTCTTCCTCCGTGACAACCCCGGCGGCCGGTCCGACCCCGAGGAGGCCACGGGGTACGAGACGCTCCGGGACCTGATGGAGCGCCGCGCCATCAGGGCGCTCGTGTTCTTCCGTGGCGCGTTCAGCGTGGGCAAGATGGCGGTCATCATCTTCCTGCCCATCTACGCCCAGACCGGGTTCGGCATCAACGAGTTCCTGACCGGCGGCATCATGGCCGGCGGCAAGCTGACCAAGTCGCTCACGCAGGGGAAGGTCGGCGACCTGACCGACCGGTTCGGCGGGAAGCACCGGTTCATCCTGGCCGGCGCGCTCGCCTACGCGCTCGGTACCGCGCTCATCCCCCTGGCGGAGTACGCGGAGGGGTACGTCGCGGCCACGACCGTCGCCGCCTTCGGAAGCGAGATCGTCCTGCCCGGCGCGTTCTTCGTCCTGTTCGCGGCCTACGCGGTGCTCGGAGTGGCCGACAGCCTCCGGCTGCCCGCGAGCATGGCGCTGTTCGTCGAGGAGGGCGAGCACTTCGACGCGGTGGGGTCGAGCCTCTCGCTGCGCTCCATCGCCTGGAAGGTGGGCCAGGTCGGCGGCCCGGTGATGGTGGGCGCCATCTGGGACGCCACCTCCGTCTTCGTCGCGTTCTGGACCGCCGCCGGGTTCATCGTGGTCTCGACGGCGGTGTTCGCGTGGCTGTTCGCGACGGAGCCCGCGCCCGAGCACGTCGCGTCGCCGGCCGACGACTGA
- a CDS encoding class I SAM-dependent methyltransferase: MKKPGEVFADASLYDPGIEAIVPRYDELHDAVLNAPPHDRSEEIRVLELGAGTGELTTKLLTRFPQSSVLAVDHSDQMLDEAERKLETFGDRATLERGAFPDDYPTVEGEYDLVVSSLAVHHLDEDAKRELFDAVFASLAPGGWFINGDVVEFDAPHLETLAGEMIENWVRSKGWHEEAFMDEWEASDDYDDPSTLTDQLVWLREAGFEAVTSVWQYYNFAVYAGGNPEG, from the coding sequence ATGAAGAAGCCCGGCGAAGTGTTCGCGGACGCGAGCCTCTACGACCCCGGCATCGAGGCCATCGTCCCGCGGTACGACGAGCTCCACGACGCCGTCCTGAACGCCCCGCCCCACGACCGGAGCGAGGAGATCCGCGTGCTCGAACTCGGCGCGGGGACCGGCGAGCTCACCACCAAGCTCCTGACCCGATTCCCCCAGAGCAGCGTCCTCGCGGTCGACCACAGCGACCAGATGCTCGACGAGGCCGAGCGCAAGCTCGAGACGTTCGGCGACCGCGCGACGCTCGAACGCGGCGCCTTCCCCGACGACTACCCCACTGTCGAGGGGGAGTACGACCTCGTCGTCTCGTCGCTGGCGGTCCACCACCTCGACGAGGACGCCAAGCGGGAGCTGTTCGACGCCGTGTTCGCGTCGCTCGCGCCCGGCGGCTGGTTCATCAACGGCGACGTGGTCGAGTTCGACGCCCCGCACCTGGAGACGCTGGCGGGCGAGATGATCGAGAACTGGGTCCGGTCGAAGGGGTGGCACGAGGAGGCGTTCATGGACGAGTGGGAGGCCAGCGACGACTACGACGACCCCTCGACGCTGACCGACCAGCTGGTCTGGCTCCGGGAGGCCGGGTTCGAGGCGGTCACGTCGGTCTGGCAGTACTACAACTTCGCGGTGTACGCCGGCGGGAACCCGGAGGGGTGA
- a CDS encoding 50S ribosomal protein L44e: protein MQMPRRFNTYCPHCQSHEEVEVQKVRTGRSSGMKWDQRKQREGSKGIGNRGRFSKVPGGDKPTKKTDLKYLCSECGKAHLREGWRAGRLELED, encoded by the coding sequence ATGCAGATGCCACGCCGATTCAACACGTACTGCCCGCACTGCCAGTCCCACGAGGAAGTCGAGGTCCAGAAGGTCCGGACCGGCCGCTCGTCCGGCATGAAGTGGGACCAGCGCAAGCAGCGCGAGGGCTCGAAGGGTATCGGCAACCGCGGTCGGTTCTCCAAGGTGCCCGGCGGCGACAAGCCCACCAAGAAGACCGACCTCAAGTACCTGTGCAGCGAATGCGGCAAGGCCCACCTCCGCGAGGGATGGCGCGCCGGCCGACTCGAACTCGAGGACTGA
- a CDS encoding HAH_0734 family protein has product MKRLIIHGDPGIRKNAIINYDGGERHCFAISRQGDWHGPDEPQLWCVIGTEDEREDFERRNYVPHWLDTESIDAEDVDIVKRADELAVS; this is encoded by the coding sequence ATGAAGCGACTCATCATCCACGGGGACCCCGGTATCCGCAAGAACGCCATCATCAACTACGACGGCGGCGAGCGCCACTGCTTCGCCATCAGCCGCCAGGGCGACTGGCACGGCCCGGACGAGCCACAGCTGTGGTGCGTCATCGGCACCGAGGACGAGCGCGAGGACTTCGAGCGCCGCAACTACGTGCCCCACTGGCTCGACACCGAGTCCATCGACGCCGAGGACGTCGACATCGTGAAGCGCGCCGACGAGCTCGCGGTGTCGTAA
- a CDS encoding rhomboid family intramembrane serine protease, with the protein MAKCDVCSEHENMPYNCRRCGGTFCSAHRLPESHDCPGLNEWNDPDGVFDSGFDESVNDDGRSSGGLTDRINLDTGPGGPLGYFRGNMAYVFLGAMWIWFAFQWGVAPFLLGIGPGSFTWYNIFTLNSENIFYVWPWVTSVFSHGGFAHIALNSIVLYFFGPVVERRIGSNKFAALFLVSGAIAGLAQVGATMYLSPGVFAPVLGASGAIAAVLGVLTILNPNLTIYLYFIIPMPLWLATTLFVGYSAFVSASGGIGAGGVAQLAHLAGVAIGVLYGIKLKRDGERAPQELQLGGGRGPGGPGGPGGPGGRF; encoded by the coding sequence ATGGCGAAGTGTGACGTGTGTAGCGAACACGAGAACATGCCGTACAATTGCCGCCGGTGCGGCGGCACGTTCTGCTCGGCCCACAGGCTCCCGGAGAGCCACGACTGTCCGGGGCTGAACGAGTGGAACGACCCCGACGGCGTGTTCGACAGTGGCTTCGACGAGAGCGTGAACGACGACGGGCGGTCGTCTGGTGGTCTCACGGATAGAATCAACCTCGACACCGGTCCCGGCGGTCCGCTGGGCTACTTCCGCGGGAACATGGCCTACGTGTTCCTCGGGGCGATGTGGATCTGGTTCGCCTTCCAGTGGGGCGTCGCGCCGTTCCTGCTCGGCATCGGCCCGGGCTCGTTTACGTGGTACAACATCTTCACCCTGAACTCCGAGAACATCTTCTACGTCTGGCCCTGGGTCACCTCGGTGTTCTCCCACGGCGGATTCGCCCACATCGCGCTCAACTCCATCGTGCTGTACTTCTTCGGTCCGGTGGTCGAGCGCCGCATCGGGAGCAACAAGTTCGCCGCGCTGTTCCTGGTCAGCGGCGCGATCGCCGGGCTCGCCCAGGTGGGCGCGACGATGTACCTCTCGCCCGGCGTGTTCGCCCCGGTGCTCGGCGCCAGCGGCGCCATCGCCGCCGTCCTGGGCGTGCTGACCATCCTGAACCCCAACCTCACCATCTACCTCTACTTCATCATCCCCATGCCGCTCTGGCTGGCGACCACGCTGTTCGTCGGCTACTCGGCGTTCGTCAGCGCCTCCGGCGGCATCGGCGCGGGCGGGGTCGCCCAGCTGGCACACCTCGCCGGCGTGGCCATCGGGGTGCTCTACGGCATCAAGCTCAAGCGCGACGGCGAGCGCGCCCCCCAGGAGCTCCAGCTCGGCGGCGGCCGCGGCCCGGGCGGTCCCGGCGGCCCCGGCGGTCCGGGCGGACGATTCTAA
- a CDS encoding DUF7139 domain-containing protein, giving the protein MTSLAEAYEENVGEVGNVRLLYLGVGLFAAGVLLVVLGIVFATTGVHSVLGLDVLGGREVAGVLAGLGVPSVFVGIFSVLPASQRVRAAAAIGAGVSVLGVALFTHAYPRHWAGYGQQLTLPVVAVYFVGTLVTFGCLFVAVVNFKTRNDPGGTVTLEVAHEGEVRTVEVEKGELDDFEDLDGLNAFQTELAASAAGDPDNDPEPVETGLGGVAFVGDTPDGETPTQTNKPGRGAATSDGGTVTNDIQSPLDGADAPAHADRTTDAYCGNCRHFQYVRTNEGMQPHCGFYGRRMDDMDACEEWEPNS; this is encoded by the coding sequence ATGACAAGCCTCGCGGAGGCCTACGAGGAGAACGTCGGCGAGGTCGGCAACGTCCGACTCCTCTACCTCGGGGTCGGCCTGTTCGCCGCCGGGGTGCTGCTCGTCGTACTGGGCATCGTCTTCGCCACGACGGGCGTCCACTCGGTCCTCGGACTCGACGTGCTAGGGGGCCGAGAGGTCGCGGGCGTCCTCGCCGGACTCGGCGTTCCGTCGGTGTTCGTCGGCATCTTCAGCGTCCTGCCGGCCAGCCAGCGCGTCCGGGCCGCGGCCGCCATCGGTGCCGGCGTCTCGGTGCTCGGGGTCGCGCTGTTCACCCACGCCTACCCGAGACACTGGGCCGGCTACGGCCAGCAGCTCACGCTCCCGGTCGTCGCCGTCTACTTCGTCGGCACGCTGGTCACCTTCGGGTGCCTGTTCGTCGCCGTGGTCAACTTCAAGACGCGCAACGACCCAGGCGGGACGGTCACGCTGGAGGTCGCCCACGAGGGCGAGGTCCGGACCGTCGAGGTCGAGAAGGGCGAACTCGACGACTTCGAGGACCTCGACGGCCTCAACGCGTTCCAGACCGAACTCGCCGCCTCGGCGGCGGGCGACCCCGACAACGACCCCGAGCCGGTCGAGACCGGCCTCGGCGGCGTCGCGTTCGTCGGCGACACGCCCGACGGCGAGACCCCGACCCAGACCAACAAGCCGGGCCGCGGCGCGGCCACCAGCGACGGGGGAACCGTGACGAACGACATCCAATCACCGCTCGACGGCGCCGACGCGCCGGCCCACGCCGACCGGACGACCGACGCCTACTGCGGCAACTGCAGGCACTTCCAGTACGTCCGGACCAACGAGGGGATGCAGCCCCACTGCGGCTTCTACGGCCGCCGGATGGACGACATGGACGCCTGCGAAGAGTGGGAGCCCAACAGCTAA
- a CDS encoding DUF5788 family protein, producing MKEYERKQLLERVEREGATVGADIPETIDVQGESIDLREFVFEIKRRDTVPAGERDRVDRAKKNLRRERLQRKQLLEEGDITRAEGEELVNAVVGIDRALNALESLGPTDLEREAEVQEAADRKRWMSFLKQALGREDASSRGRL from the coding sequence GTGAAGGAGTACGAGCGAAAACAACTGCTGGAGCGCGTCGAGCGCGAGGGCGCGACCGTCGGCGCGGACATCCCCGAGACCATCGACGTGCAGGGCGAGTCGATCGACCTCCGGGAGTTCGTCTTCGAGATCAAGCGCCGGGACACCGTGCCCGCGGGCGAGCGCGACCGGGTCGACCGGGCGAAGAAGAACCTCCGGCGCGAGCGCCTCCAGCGCAAGCAGCTGCTCGAGGAGGGCGACATCACCCGCGCGGAGGGCGAGGAGCTGGTCAACGCCGTCGTCGGCATCGACCGCGCGCTCAACGCCCTCGAGAGCCTGGGCCCGACCGACCTCGAGCGCGAGGCCGAGGTCCAGGAGGCCGCCGACCGCAAGCGGTGGATGTCGTTCCTCAAGCAGGCGCTCGGCCGCGAGGACGCCAGCAGCCGCGGACGGCTCTGA
- a CDS encoding Mut7-C RNAse domain-containing protein: MAGEESGAESTPVAGETGGPRSPVDTRLLLDVMLGKLATYLRMAGYDAAYALDRGIEADDRLLDLADAEDRLLVTRDARLAGQADGVLLESRDVTEQLRELAGAEFALGLSEPARCSECNAELVTVESGAETPGYAPDVGETDVWQCPACGRHFWKGSHWDDVEVTLSEL; encoded by the coding sequence ATGGCGGGCGAGGAGTCGGGCGCCGAATCGACACCCGTCGCCGGGGAAACCGGCGGTCCGCGCTCGCCGGTCGACACCCGCCTCCTGCTCGACGTGATGCTGGGGAAGCTGGCGACGTACCTCCGGATGGCGGGCTACGACGCGGCGTACGCCCTCGACAGGGGAATCGAGGCCGACGACCGACTGCTCGACCTCGCGGACGCGGAGGATCGCCTGCTGGTCACCAGGGACGCCCGACTGGCCGGGCAGGCCGACGGCGTTCTGCTCGAATCCCGAGACGTGACCGAACAGCTCCGGGAGTTGGCCGGCGCGGAGTTCGCGCTCGGCCTGTCGGAGCCGGCCCGCTGTTCGGAGTGCAACGCCGAACTCGTGACGGTCGAGTCGGGCGCCGAGACGCCCGGCTACGCGCCCGACGTCGGCGAGACGGACGTCTGGCAGTGCCCGGCGTGCGGCCGGCACTTCTGGAAGGGGAGCCACTGGGACGACGTGGAAGTGACGTTGTCGGAGCTCTGA
- a CDS encoding proteasome assembly chaperone family protein — MDELDIEAVADPDLRDPVLVEGLPGVGHVGKLAVEHLLEEKDSELVRRIYSEHFPPQVTVDEDGTTELACAEVHAVELDDRDLLVLTGDNQAGDNAGHYRLTDAFLDVAEDFGVETVYALGGVPTGELMDEYAVVGAATDTDFVDELEEAGVEFREDEPAGGIVGTSGLLLGLGERRGLRATCLMGETSGYLVDPKSARAVLEVLEDILGFEVGYESLEERADEMEDVANKIQEMENQQSGMPSDENLRYIG; from the coding sequence ATGGACGAACTCGACATCGAGGCGGTCGCCGACCCCGACCTGCGGGACCCGGTCCTGGTCGAGGGACTGCCCGGCGTCGGTCACGTCGGAAAGCTCGCGGTCGAACATCTCCTCGAGGAGAAGGACAGCGAACTCGTTCGGCGGATCTACTCCGAGCACTTCCCGCCGCAGGTCACCGTCGACGAAGACGGCACGACCGAACTCGCCTGCGCGGAGGTCCACGCGGTCGAACTCGACGACCGGGACCTGCTGGTGCTGACCGGCGACAACCAGGCCGGCGACAACGCCGGCCACTACCGGCTGACCGACGCCTTCCTCGACGTCGCCGAGGACTTCGGCGTCGAGACCGTCTACGCGCTCGGCGGCGTCCCGACCGGCGAGCTCATGGACGAGTACGCGGTCGTCGGCGCGGCCACCGACACCGACTTCGTCGACGAACTCGAGGAGGCCGGCGTCGAGTTCCGCGAGGACGAGCCCGCCGGCGGCATCGTCGGCACCAGCGGTCTGCTGCTCGGCCTGGGCGAGCGCCGGGGGCTCCGGGCGACCTGTCTGATGGGCGAGACCAGCGGCTACCTCGTCGACCCCAAGAGCGCCCGGGCCGTCCTCGAAGTGCTGGAGGATATCCTCGGGTTCGAGGTCGGCTACGAGTCGCTGGAGGAGCGCGCCGACGAGATGGAGGACGTCGCCAACAAGATACAGGAGATGGAGAACCAGCAGTCGGGGATGCCCAGCGACGAGAACCTGCGGTACATCGGCTGA
- a CDS encoding GNAT family N-acetyltransferase — protein MPDLEVRRATEDDADRVKLGRLGVREDRKGEGVGGSLLDRAEDAARNWGYDVVRLTTPEDHPYLPDLYRRRGYEKTGEYPLEYREYDEVVMEKRVR, from the coding sequence ATGCCCGACCTGGAGGTCCGGCGCGCGACCGAGGACGACGCCGACCGCGTCAAACTCGGCCGACTCGGCGTCCGCGAGGACCGGAAAGGGGAGGGCGTCGGGGGGAGCCTGCTCGACCGCGCGGAGGACGCGGCCCGGAATTGGGGGTACGACGTCGTCCGGCTGACGACGCCGGAGGACCACCCGTACCTCCCCGACCTGTACCGGCGGCGAGGCTACGAGAAGACCGGGGAGTACCCGCTGGAGTACCGGGAGTACGACGAGGTCGTCATGGAGAAACGAGTTCGATAG
- a CDS encoding SAM-dependent methyltransferase: MGEQPPWHEDPAFWETFREYLFSPEKVAEATEQVDQVLALLDVEPGARVLDVPCGVGRHAAEFARRGYRVTGVDVTQAYLDAARDRAREVGEDEADGDDTVGQNVEFRQADMREFRRPGAFDAVVNVYTSFGYFEDRADDERTARNFYESLKPGGRLLLNLTSKEVLAGKFEKRTWNERDGAYVLEEHEVTDDWNWMENRWIVVEDGETKEFTVSHRLYSAYELSQLLKGVGFETVEVYGNLDGSTYDENAEGLVAVAEK, encoded by the coding sequence ATGGGCGAGCAACCACCCTGGCACGAGGACCCGGCGTTCTGGGAGACGTTCCGAGAGTACCTGTTCTCGCCCGAGAAGGTCGCGGAGGCGACCGAACAGGTCGACCAGGTGCTCGCGCTGCTCGACGTCGAACCGGGCGCGCGAGTGCTGGACGTCCCTTGCGGGGTCGGCCGTCACGCCGCGGAGTTCGCGCGTCGAGGGTATCGCGTGACTGGCGTCGACGTCACCCAAGCGTACCTCGACGCCGCGCGCGACCGCGCTCGGGAGGTCGGCGAGGATGAAGCAGACGGAGACGACACAGTCGGTCAGAACGTCGAGTTCCGGCAGGCCGACATGCGGGAGTTCCGCCGCCCCGGGGCGTTCGACGCGGTCGTCAACGTCTACACCTCCTTCGGCTACTTCGAGGACCGCGCCGACGACGAGCGCACCGCCCGGAACTTCTACGAATCGTTGAAGCCCGGCGGGCGCCTCCTGCTGAACCTGACGAGCAAGGAGGTGCTCGCGGGGAAGTTCGAGAAGCGGACGTGGAACGAGCGCGACGGAGCGTACGTCCTCGAGGAGCACGAGGTCACCGACGACTGGAACTGGATGGAGAACCGGTGGATAGTGGTCGAAGATGGGGAGACGAAGGAGTTCACGGTCTCACACAGGCTGTATTCGGCCTACGAGCTCTCGCAACTCCTGAAAGGCGTCGGCTTCGAGACTGTTGAAGTGTACGGCAATCTCGACGGGTCAACGTACGACGAGAACGCGGAGGGGCTGGTCGCGGTCGCGGAGAAGTGA
- a CDS encoding helix-hairpin-helix domain-containing protein: MRRNDEIASLLEEYADILEAQGVDYKHRTYRRAAESIRDSPADVEEVAADGPEAVQSIQDVGESISKKVVEAVETGTFEQLEEKREELPVEMAELTSVEGIGPRTVGDLYEALGVQDLDDLENAAREGEIREVSGFGRKTEQNILEGIEFARQSQGRELLGDARPVGEAALEFFESIPEAGRCELAGSLRRWKPTIGDIDVLVGSDDRQAVIDAFTDWGEADEVIEAGTDKASVRSDGQRVDLRVVVPAEFGSALQYFTGSKQHNIRLRNYAIERDLKINEYGVFDVSEVEDPDSGEGTDGSRTSSDESDGSQRVGERIAGETEAGMYEALGLPSIEPEMREDRGEIDAAANDDLPDLVDEGDVRGDLHLHTTWSDGEYTVERMAEAAAEFGHDYVCVSDHATGPGMVGGVGLDDEELREQLAEIRDAADDLPVTVFAGVEANIAEDGTISVGDDLLADLDCVVASPHSALEGDGTDRLVAAIEHPSVDIVGHPSGRMIHQRPGLEFDVDEVARAAADHDTALEINSSPYRLDLWGSAVKQAVEEGATIAIDTDAHSPPEYANVRYGVHTARRGWAQADDVLNARDADGVREFLH, encoded by the coding sequence ATGAGACGAAACGACGAGATCGCGAGCCTGCTCGAAGAGTACGCCGACATCCTGGAGGCCCAGGGCGTCGACTACAAGCACCGGACCTACCGCCGGGCGGCCGAGAGCATCCGGGACTCCCCCGCGGACGTCGAGGAGGTGGCCGCCGACGGCCCGGAGGCGGTCCAGTCCATCCAGGACGTCGGCGAGTCCATCTCGAAGAAGGTGGTGGAGGCAGTCGAGACAGGCACCTTCGAGCAGCTCGAGGAGAAGCGAGAGGAGCTGCCGGTCGAGATGGCCGAGCTGACCTCGGTCGAGGGCATCGGCCCCAGAACTGTCGGAGACCTCTACGAGGCACTCGGGGTGCAGGACCTGGACGACCTGGAGAACGCCGCCCGCGAGGGCGAGATCCGGGAGGTCTCGGGGTTCGGCCGGAAGACCGAGCAGAACATCCTGGAGGGCATCGAGTTCGCCCGCCAGTCCCAGGGCCGGGAGCTGCTGGGCGACGCCCGGCCGGTGGGGGAGGCCGCCCTGGAGTTCTTCGAGTCGATTCCCGAGGCGGGCCGGTGCGAGCTCGCGGGGTCGCTCCGTCGGTGGAAGCCCACCATCGGCGACATCGACGTGCTGGTCGGCAGCGACGACCGGCAGGCGGTCATCGACGCGTTCACCGACTGGGGCGAGGCCGACGAGGTCATCGAGGCCGGCACCGACAAGGCCAGCGTGCGCTCGGACGGCCAGCGGGTCGACCTCCGGGTCGTGGTGCCCGCGGAGTTCGGGTCGGCGCTCCAGTACTTCACCGGCAGCAAGCAGCACAACATCCGGCTCCGGAACTACGCCATCGAGCGCGACCTCAAGATCAACGAGTACGGCGTCTTCGACGTGAGTGAGGTCGAGGACCCCGATTCGGGTGAGGGAACCGACGGTTCACGAACGTCGTCGGACGAGTCCGACGGAAGTCAGCGCGTCGGCGAGCGCATCGCCGGCGAGACCGAGGCGGGGATGTACGAGGCGCTGGGGCTGCCCTCCATCGAACCGGAGATGCGCGAGGACCGCGGGGAGATCGACGCCGCCGCGAACGACGACCTGCCCGACCTCGTCGACGAGGGCGACGTCCGGGGCGACCTCCACCTCCACACCACGTGGTCCGACGGCGAGTACACCGTCGAGCGGATGGCCGAGGCCGCGGCCGAGTTCGGCCACGACTACGTCTGCGTCTCGGACCACGCGACCGGGCCGGGGATGGTCGGCGGCGTCGGCCTCGACGACGAGGAACTGCGCGAGCAGTTGGCCGAGATTCGTGACGCCGCGGACGACCTCCCCGTCACCGTCTTCGCGGGCGTCGAGGCCAACATCGCCGAGGACGGGACCATCAGCGTCGGCGACGACCTGCTGGCGGACCTCGACTGCGTGGTCGCCTCGCCCCACAGCGCGCTGGAGGGCGACGGGACCGACCGCCTCGTCGCGGCCATCGAGCACCCGAGCGTCGACATCGTCGGCCACCCGAGCGGCCGGATGATACACCAGCGGCCCGGCCTGGAGTTCGACGTCGACGAGGTGGCCCGGGCGGCCGCCGACCACGACACCGCCCTGGAAATCAACAGCAGCCCCTACCGGCTCGACCTCTGGGGGAGCGCGGTCAAGCAGGCCGTCGAGGAGGGCGCGACCATCGCCATCGACACCGACGCCCACTCGCCGCCGGAGTACGCGAACGTCCGGTACGGCGTCCACACCGCTCGCCGCGGGTGGGCGCAGGCCGACGACGTGCTCAACGCCCGCGACGCCGACGGCGTCCGGGAGTTCCTCCACTGA
- a CDS encoding 30S ribosomal protein S27e, with protein MAGNFYAVQCPDCDNEQIVFSKAATEVACAVCGATLARPTGGDAEIEGEVTDTVERRSASSRTESDNAAQAQ; from the coding sequence ATGGCAGGGAACTTCTACGCGGTCCAGTGCCCCGACTGCGACAACGAACAGATCGTCTTCAGCAAGGCCGCGACCGAGGTCGCCTGCGCCGTCTGCGGCGCGACCCTCGCCCGGCCGACCGGCGGCGACGCCGAGATCGAAGGCGAAGTGACCGACACCGTGGAGCGCCGCTCCGCGAGCAGTCGGACCGAGTCCGACAACGCCGCACAAGCGCAATGA
- a CDS encoding RNA-protein complex protein Nop10, which yields MKSDILVCSAWRSEHDRPVYTLSATCPDCGADAVNSAPAPFNPEDPHGEYRRALKERARE from the coding sequence ATGAAGTCCGATATTCTCGTCTGTTCGGCCTGGAGGTCCGAGCACGACCGACCGGTGTACACCCTTTCCGCGACCTGTCCCGACTGCGGCGCCGACGCGGTCAACAGCGCGCCCGCGCCGTTCAACCCCGAGGACCCCCACGGCGAGTACCGACGGGCACTTAAGGAGCGCGCCCGCGAGTAA